In Belonocnema kinseyi isolate 2016_QV_RU_SX_M_011 chromosome 4, B_treatae_v1, whole genome shotgun sequence, a single window of DNA contains:
- the LOC117170840 gene encoding vegetative cell wall protein gp1-like produces MVKQSAKETEAKPPPEKPPPDPPARSPPDTPPDSPPQTPPDPLPQTPPVTSPDCPPKVPADPSPYSPPVTPPELPPETPTKSPPDPSPNSPPATPTETPLKSQPDTPPNSPPAKTPESPPNQSSKSQPDQPSNFAPDTPPESPPNPPTKL; encoded by the exons ATGGTCAAG CAATCAGCAAAAGAAACAGAGGCAAAGCCACCTCCCGAAAAACCGCCACCAGACCCGCCAGCACGTTCTCCGCCAGACACGCCACCAGACTCGCCACCACAAACGCCTCCAGACCCACTACCGCAAACGCCACCAGTCACATCACCAGACTGTCCACCAAAAGTACCGGCAGACCCGTCGCCATACTCTCCGCCAGTTACGCCACCAGAATTGCCACCAGAAACCCCAACAAAATCGCCTCCAGACCCGTCACCAAATTCTCCGCCAGCTACGCCAACAGAAACGCCACTAAAATCGCAGCCAGATACGCCACCAAACTCTCCGCCAGCTAAGACACCAGAATCGCCACCAAATCAGTCATCAAAATCGCAGCCAGACCAGCCATCAAACTTTGCACCAGATACGCCACCAGAATCGCCCCCAAATCCGCCAACAAAATTGTAG
- the LOC117171646 gene encoding synaptic vesicle glycoprotein 2B-like, translated as MVSKQEKSKNCAKNNIEETISASNLQTPPHFIASSSAETEKCKKKILDAYAVEGIAQRAIDAAGFGKFNIKIAAVGALIYFNTALSIMSTGFVLTAAACDFKMTTIYKGYIVTAPLLGSCFGPLVWGLLADLKGRRMSLITALFMQGASELLMSFIPNYWCFLFLKFLSGFASIGELSLLFTYVGEFQTTKYRKLVLSFMDGPMIVGMITVPVLAWLIVPLEFDFRNEYIHFRSWNLFVMLCSIPAVLIAFWLIFLPETPKFLAESGQNFQFLTVLGDIYVKNSNQPVETYFEKLANGENKDVSDFVHRFWKTPVNQKKISKKEITLRQILKDFKKQALDVSKPPYVLKTALASISTFFITSSHYALLLWFPEIFQRFSQFETKFQNETSSVCSVSKKLYSLNATMANTNIDLFGCESKIDTRVYLNSLWQAIACIPFSILLPMSVDRLGFKFFVVASTLIAFATTLGFFFTTNSLQNLILSCIFEVMTSVFMSSMFCFLVVIFPTNVRVVASTVIVIFSRLGSLLGNTVFSYLIDDNCVPLICIVAVQLFIGAVFALIIQIRRPKIYETV; from the exons ATGGTTTCTaaacaagaaaaaagtaaaaactgtGCCAAAAATAATATCGAGGAAACAATTTCTGCTTCCAATCTACAAACTCCACCACATTTTATCGCTTCATCTTCTGCAGAgactgaaaaatgcaaaaaaaaaattctag atGCATACGCAGTGGAGGGCATTGCTCAAAGGGCGATTGACGCAGCAG GATTCGgtaaattcaacataaaaattgcaGCAGTTGgagctttaatttatttcaataccGCGTTGAGCATAATGAGCACGGGTTTCGTACTGACGGCAGCAGCGTGTGATTTCAAAATGACAACTATTTATAAAGGATATATTGTGACGGCCCCTTTATTag GTTCATGCTTCGGACCACTTGTATGGGGATTATTAGCTGACTTAAAAGGACGAAGAATGTCATTAATAACAGCATTATTTATGCAGGGAGCTAGTGAACTTTTAATGTCATTCATCCCAAATTATTGGTGCttcctgtttttaaaatttctcagtgGCTTTGC ATCCATTGGTGAACTTTCTCTCTTATTTACTTATGTGGGCGAATTTCAAACCACTAAATATCGTAAACTAGTTCTATCATTTATGGATGGCCCAATGATTGTAGGAATGATCACCGTTCCAG TTCTGGCGTGGCTTATTGTTCCACTGGAATTTGACTTTCGAAATGAGTACATTCATTTCCGCTCCTGGAATTTATTTGTCATGTTGTGCTCCATACCGGCTGTTTTAATTgcattttggttaattttcctTCCGGAAACCCCGAAATTTCTTGCAGAATCTGGTCAAAATTTCCAGTTCCTTACCGTGCTTGGAgatatttatgtgaaaaatagcAACCAACCCGTTGAAACATATTTT gaaaaattagccAATGGCGAAAATAAGGATGTTAGTGATTTTGTACATAGGTTTTGGAAAACACCagttaatcagaaaaaaatatctaaaaaagaaATCACATTacgacaaattttaaaagatttcaaaaagcaagCCCTGGATGTGTCAAAACCTCCATATGTTTTAAAGACAGCCTTGGCTTCTATTTCCACTTTTTTCATAACTTCATCTCACTACGCATTATTGCTTTGGTTCCCagaaattttccaaagattttctcaatttgagacaaaatttcaaaatgaaacgtCGAGCGTTTGTTCTGTTTCGAAAAAACTCTACTCATTAAACGCAACCATG gctAACACAAATATTGATCTTTTCGGGTGCGAATCTAAAATCGATACAAGAGTTTATCTTAACTCACTATGGCAGGCAATTGCTTGTATCCCTTTTTCGATTTTATTACCAATGTCCGTTGATCGATTGGGATTTAAATTCTTCGTAG ttgctTCTACCTTAATAGCCTTTGCTACTACACTTGGATTCTTCTTCAcaacaaattctttacaaaatttgatCTTGTCCTGTATTTTTGAAGTAATGACGTCGGTTTTCATGAGTTCAATGTTCTGTTTCCTCGTTGTTATTTTTCCGACGAATGTCAG ggTAGTTGCAAGTACAGTGATTGTGATTTTCAGTCGTTTAGGCAGTCTTCTTGGTAACACCGTATTTAGTTACTTAATAGATGATAACTGCGTTCCACTCATTTGTATCGTTGCTGTGCAACTCTTCa ttggAGCAGTGTTTGCGTTGATTATTCAAATAAGAAGACCCAAGATTTACGAGACTGTTTGa
- the LOC117172086 gene encoding synaptic vesicle glycoprotein 2B-like isoform X1: protein MVPKQQASKNRTKYIIEEIITMSVPNQRTPALVALPSTETADCKSKIQESKTEESVVERAINETGFGKFNIKVTIICYLIYLNAAIANGVTGFILPAASCDLKMNTVEKGRFGTAYLAGACLSPFICGLLSDLKGRKWILIVSLFLQGYSDLFQSIVPNYWAITALKLISGIAATGQMFTVITYMSECIPSKQRNSLLTFMEFFWISGHGLASALGLAIIPLNFEYRNDFFFFRSWNLYVTICSLPAFLIGSCFIFFPETPKYLAEKGSSEQLLQVLTNMYEQNVGKSGKEYIEKLLNSGDCSIIEMVNKTRTEYSVKNNNAKSYLGTKILKELKHIGTICKPPLFKNTFFACVTAFSLSSPYYALFIWLPEIFQRFADFNSQHQNGSSSNICTVSREIHSSDPFRDQQDSFGCDRAIDNSVFINNLYMSAVCAPAVLPMTFLVNRLGFRFFIASYSITSSALILGVYFVNSSMQNLILLCLYFSLLSVCITGSFAFFAAIFPTNLRSSGVTLTSFLSRIGGVFGNTICTYLIDNNCSYLIMAVMSQLVVAAISTLIIRE, encoded by the exons aaagcaAGACTGAAGAATCCGTAGTTGAAAGGGCAATCAACGAAACAg gaTTTGGGAAATTCAACATAAAAGTAACGATAATATgttatctaatttatttaaacgccGCTATTGCAAATGGAGTTACTGGATTTATTCTTCCGGCAGCTTCCTGCGACTTAAAAATGAATACTGTTGAAAAAGGACGATTCGGCACTGCATATCTGGCTg GTGCATGCCTGAGTCCATTTATTTGCGGACTTTTATCGGATTTAAAAGGTCGTAAGTGGATCCTAATAGTGTCATTATTTCTTCAGGGGTATTCtgatttatttcaatcaattgtGCCCAACTACTGGGCTATAACAGCCTTAAAATTAATATCTGGTATTGC GGCCACTGGACAGATGTTCACTGTGATTACCTACATGAGTGAATGTATTCCATCGAAGCAAAGAAATTCTCTTTTAACATTTATGGAATTTTTCTGGATTTCAGGACATGGTCTTGCATCCG CTTTAGGTTTGGCTATTATTCCTCTGAATTTTGAATACAGGAACgacttttttttctttcgctCCTGGAATTTGTACGTTACAATTTGCTCTCTGCCTGCCTTTCTCATTGGTTCCTGCTTCATTTTTTTCCCTGAAACGCCTAAGTATTTGGCAGAAAAGGGATCAAGTGAACAATTACTCCAGGTTCTTACTAACATGTATGAACAAAATGTTGGAAAGTCAGGAAAAGAATACATA gaAAAATTGCTGAACAGTGGTGATTGTTCAATCATCGAAATGGTAAATAAAACTCGTACTGAATattcagtgaaaaataataatgcaaaatcGTATTTAGggacaaaaatattaaaggaattaaaacacaTTGGAACCATTTGTAAGCCGCCactctttaaaaatacattttttgcgtGTGTTACTGCATTTTCTTTAAGCTCACCATATTACGCTCTATTTATTTGGTTGCCGGAGATTTTTCAGCGATTTGCTGATTTTAATTCACAGCATCAAAATGGAAGTTCCTCAAATATTTGCACAGTTTCACGTGAAATCCATTCTTCAGATCCATTTAgg gATCAGCAAGATTCGTTTGGCTGTGATAGAGCAATTGACAACAgcgtttttattaataatttatatatgtcTGCTGTCTGTGCTCCTGCTGTTCTTCCGATGACATTTTTGGTCAATCGCTTGGGATTTCGATTTTTTATAG CTTCTTATTCTATCACCTCCTCGGCTTTAATTCTTGGAGTTTACTTTGTTAATTCTTCcatgcaaaatttaattcttctgtgCCTCTACTTTTCACTGCTATCAGTTTGCATAACCGGTTCATTTGCATTCTTCGCAGCAATTTTTCCTACGAATCTCAG gtcGTCCGGAGTTACATTAACATCCTTTTTATCTCGGATAGGAGGCGTGTTTGGGAATACAATTTGTACTTATCTCATAGATAATAATTGTTCATATCTAATTATGGCAGTAATGTCTCAACTTGTAg TGGCAGCAATATCAACCTTGATAATTCGTGAATAA
- the LOC117172086 gene encoding synaptic vesicle glycoprotein 2B-like isoform X2: MVPKQQASKNRTKYIIEEIITMSVPNQRTPALVALPSTETADCKSKIQESKTEESVVERAINETASCDLKMNTVEKGRFGTAYLAGACLSPFICGLLSDLKGRKWILIVSLFLQGYSDLFQSIVPNYWAITALKLISGIAATGQMFTVITYMSECIPSKQRNSLLTFMEFFWISGHGLASALGLAIIPLNFEYRNDFFFFRSWNLYVTICSLPAFLIGSCFIFFPETPKYLAEKGSSEQLLQVLTNMYEQNVGKSGKEYIEKLLNSGDCSIIEMVNKTRTEYSVKNNNAKSYLGTKILKELKHIGTICKPPLFKNTFFACVTAFSLSSPYYALFIWLPEIFQRFADFNSQHQNGSSSNICTVSREIHSSDPFRDQQDSFGCDRAIDNSVFINNLYMSAVCAPAVLPMTFLVNRLGFRFFIASYSITSSALILGVYFVNSSMQNLILLCLYFSLLSVCITGSFAFFAAIFPTNLRSSGVTLTSFLSRIGGVFGNTICTYLIDNNCSYLIMAVMSQLVVAAISTLIIRE, from the exons aaagcaAGACTGAAGAATCCGTAGTTGAAAGGGCAATCAACGAAACAg CTTCCTGCGACTTAAAAATGAATACTGTTGAAAAAGGACGATTCGGCACTGCATATCTGGCTg GTGCATGCCTGAGTCCATTTATTTGCGGACTTTTATCGGATTTAAAAGGTCGTAAGTGGATCCTAATAGTGTCATTATTTCTTCAGGGGTATTCtgatttatttcaatcaattgtGCCCAACTACTGGGCTATAACAGCCTTAAAATTAATATCTGGTATTGC GGCCACTGGACAGATGTTCACTGTGATTACCTACATGAGTGAATGTATTCCATCGAAGCAAAGAAATTCTCTTTTAACATTTATGGAATTTTTCTGGATTTCAGGACATGGTCTTGCATCCG CTTTAGGTTTGGCTATTATTCCTCTGAATTTTGAATACAGGAACgacttttttttctttcgctCCTGGAATTTGTACGTTACAATTTGCTCTCTGCCTGCCTTTCTCATTGGTTCCTGCTTCATTTTTTTCCCTGAAACGCCTAAGTATTTGGCAGAAAAGGGATCAAGTGAACAATTACTCCAGGTTCTTACTAACATGTATGAACAAAATGTTGGAAAGTCAGGAAAAGAATACATA gaAAAATTGCTGAACAGTGGTGATTGTTCAATCATCGAAATGGTAAATAAAACTCGTACTGAATattcagtgaaaaataataatgcaaaatcGTATTTAGggacaaaaatattaaaggaattaaaacacaTTGGAACCATTTGTAAGCCGCCactctttaaaaatacattttttgcgtGTGTTACTGCATTTTCTTTAAGCTCACCATATTACGCTCTATTTATTTGGTTGCCGGAGATTTTTCAGCGATTTGCTGATTTTAATTCACAGCATCAAAATGGAAGTTCCTCAAATATTTGCACAGTTTCACGTGAAATCCATTCTTCAGATCCATTTAgg gATCAGCAAGATTCGTTTGGCTGTGATAGAGCAATTGACAACAgcgtttttattaataatttatatatgtcTGCTGTCTGTGCTCCTGCTGTTCTTCCGATGACATTTTTGGTCAATCGCTTGGGATTTCGATTTTTTATAG CTTCTTATTCTATCACCTCCTCGGCTTTAATTCTTGGAGTTTACTTTGTTAATTCTTCcatgcaaaatttaattcttctgtgCCTCTACTTTTCACTGCTATCAGTTTGCATAACCGGTTCATTTGCATTCTTCGCAGCAATTTTTCCTACGAATCTCAG gtcGTCCGGAGTTACATTAACATCCTTTTTATCTCGGATAGGAGGCGTGTTTGGGAATACAATTTGTACTTATCTCATAGATAATAATTGTTCATATCTAATTATGGCAGTAATGTCTCAACTTGTAg TGGCAGCAATATCAACCTTGATAATTCGTGAATAA